The Anomalospiza imberbis isolate Cuckoo-Finch-1a 21T00152 chromosome 13, ASM3175350v1, whole genome shotgun sequence genome includes the window GCTGAAATTGGAATTTTTACCTGGAGTTGGATCCAGcttttcccatcccattcccaacaCAATTCTTGCTGGTTTTATCCATATTCCTGGAATTCTTCCATGCTCACAGCTGAGACTTCATCTCCATCCTGTCCTGTAAAACATGGATAAAATCAAGTTTTCCAAGGATTTTCAGCGTTCCCTTGATGCTTTCCAACAGCTctttgggattttccagcccTGTGTTTTCCAGGGGAAGCAGGAAGGGATAAACAGGGATTTTAGAAGGAATCAAAGCACTTTTTACCTGAGTTCTGctccagctgatgggaacaatTTGGGAATCCCAAATCCTTGGAAAAGAGCAGTTCTTAGCTTGGATCCTCAtcctgcagcacctggaaaaggatccaggagcagggaatggtttgggatgggaaggaggttcaagctcatcccattccacgGGCTGGGATCattcccactatcccaggctgctccaagcccacCTGGGACATCCCGGGGATGGAGACCTgagaattccagcccagccaggaattccttcccaatatcccaccccAATCTCTCCTCGcccagtgggaagccattccctgtgtcctgttccttgtcccagtccctctccagctttcctggggCTCCTTTAAGCCCTGGAAAAGGCTCTGAGGATTCCCTGGAtccctcccttctccagcattcccagcccGGCTCCATCCCCATTCTGCTGATCCTGGAGTAtcccattttccttcaaaattcctgggatttgccttggaaaggacctcaaacccatccagttccaaccccaaCACCTACccctatcccaggctgctccaacctgccttgggacattccagggatggagcggccacagcttctctgggaatcccagcccagacaggaattccttgccaatAACCCACCTCACCCTGCTCTCTTCCAGCCTGAATCCATCAACCATATCCTGGCActccaaggagaaaaaaaaaaaaaaaaaaaaaaaaaaaaaaaaaaaaaaaaaaaaaaagaaaaaatcccttCCTATCCTTCCTGGAAACTGAAGGATTCCCGTCCTTGGCCCTGCTCCACCTCAGCACAGCCGggccccgcagcccctcagggaCCTTCCCGGGGggatcctcctgccctgcccttcccgGGGGTCCCgacccttcccttcccttcccttccggAGCCGCGGGGACCCCAGGGAGAGCGGCCCGGCCGCTCCCTACTCCCCTcagcgccgcccccgccccgccgcggcccTTCCCGGGGGGACCCTCCCGGTACTCCGGGCACGGGCAGCGCCTCCCGTTCCCCTCCGGAGCCGCTCCCAGCCCGCCGAGGCGGCCCCGGCCGCGGGGACCCCAGtgcgggcggcccggccgctccccctcccctcgccgccgccgcccctccCTCGCCCGCTCGCTCCGCCCGCCGCTcgcgctccgcccgccccccgccgccggggcccgcgcCATTGCCCGCGCCATTCCCGTGCCTCGCTCCGcacctttccctccctcctggctGCGCGCCCCTGGCCGGGCGGCTCCGGTTTGGCCGCCGCTCCCCACCCCGGCGCCTCCCCCAGGCtcgggcgggcgcggggcgcaGCGCGCACCGTGCCCGGCGCGGCGGAGCCGCGGCCGCTCCGTCCCCATCAGGCGGCAGCGCGGAATGAGCCTGGGCTCGGCGCCGGGCTGTCCCCCTGCCCGGCACAGCCGCTCCCCCATTGGCTTCCGCCGCGCCTCGCGCCGCTGATTGGCTGAGACGCGGCAGCGGCGCGCTCCGATTGGCCGAGCGCGCCGTCAATCCCGGCGGAGCCCCCGGAGCGCCCGCCCCCGCGGTTATCAGGTTAGTGCGCGCCGCGGTGCTGCGCTCGGGCTTCCGAGCGGCGCTGGGCGAGCCCGAGTCCCTCCGCGCCCCGCGATCGGGGGGCTCTGCACGGGGTCACTGCGCCAGCCGAGCCGCGCACCCTCCGCGCCTCCCGCCAGCCACGGACATGGACATGAAGAAAAGGATCCACTTAGAGCTGCGGAACAGGACGCCCTCAGATGTAAGCAATgcaatgccaaaaaaaaaaaaaaaaaaaaaaaaaaattaatgctaaTAACGCTAATGATGAGAATAATAAAAAGGCATCCcacggttttttttttttttttttttttccttttttttttggcggGGTGGAGCGTGCCAGGTGTTGGCGGGGCCGCTGCTGCCCTTGAGGTGCCTACCTGTGTGTGTGGGGGGCTGTGCCCCCCGCTTTGGGGGGCGCGGGGCGCTCCGGGGACGTTCGGGGgctccccggggctgctcctgcccgtGCCGGGCTGCGATGCCTCGGAGAGGGGCTGGCCgtgcattaaataaaaaataagttgCTCGCTGCTCTCTCTCTCGGCGTGTTTAGTTGGCAAATATTTGTGCAGGGTGCTGGGCTAGggagaggcaggcagggactgCGAGTGAGTTGCGAATGGTTTAGTTTAAAGTGCGTCTTCATTTCTTTGCAGTGATCAGGCAAGAGAGACTGGGGAGCCATATTTGTAACTTTGTAGTCCTCATGAACGcgccctttctctctctctctctctctctctctccctctctccagaTGCTGAGAAgataaaaggaaagaattttGAAACCGACGCTTAGCgttggttgggtttggtttgggctttttttttttttccccgttgttgtttttttttttttttaattcttattttgcGGGCGATGGGGCATCGCCGCCGGTAGCGCGAGCGTTGAATAATAATCCTAATAATCgtaaggataataaaaaataatattggaAGAAATGAACGCACTCTCCACCCCCTCCATCCCCACACACGCACAAAAAGGCTGGATGTGTGTGCgtgtttttccttcttcccccttttcccccccttccttcccccGGGGCCGGACTTCAGGTTGTTGTTCCGCGTCTGGCGGAATAAACGGGGGACGGCGAAAAACTTTggcaggacaaaaaaaaagaaacaaccaaaaaaaaaaaaaagccccaccaaccaaaaaaccaaaaccctaaaacaagcaagaaaataacggggggaggggggagggaagAAGCGAAAAATAggaaaaccaccccaaaaaagaGTGGGCGGGAGGTGGCCGGGGGCAGGCGGGGCGCGAACCCGCGGCGGGGAAGCCCCTTCCCCTcatccccccccgccccgccgggccctcGGCGCTGCCCGGGGCGGCTTCaccgagccccggccccgccgcgtcCCCCGAGCCCCCGGAGGCTGCGGGAAGGGGAGAGCGGAGGGCGAACGTACCTCAGCGGGCAGCGCCCGGGGCAGCGCGGCGGGACGCGGCGGCCGGACCGAGCGCGGTGTGCTCCGGGGagagggggtggggggggacgacaaaggcgggcgcggggcggcggaAGCTGCGCTTTAAAGTTTAAAAACTCCTGGgcgagcaggaggaggaagaggaggaggacgGCGAGAGTGGGGGGGGACGACTCAACGGCAAGCCCCGCGGTACAACCGCCATGGCCGGGGGGCTCCGTGAGGCGACCGCAGCGCAAGTAGGACGCGGCGCCATGTTCTGTGCTggcccccccccccgccttcCCCTCAcggccgccgcctcctcctcctcctcctcccgccgccgccgctgcctcggccgcgggcggccccgcggggccgtgAGGGAGCCCCGCTGGCGCCGGGGCTGAGGCGCTGCggaggctgcggcggggccCTCCCGACATGACGGGCAGCGCTGCCATTTTGTCGCCGGCCGCGGGGCGGGAGGAGATTCGTGAGGGCCGCGTTGgggtaaaataaaaaataataataattaaaaaaataaaaaaaaaaaaagcttttttaaaaatttgggtTTTCTTGACTATTCGAGGCACCGGGAGGTCCGAACGGGGCCGGGGCAGCACCGGGAGGAGCCCCGCGGTTCCCCCGGGTGAGGAGCGCGGAGCGGGGAATCCGCCTCCTTCCTGGGCAGGGCCCTGTGGGGAGGCAGCGTTGGGCTTGGGAAGTGTTTTGCTGCTTCTCATCctgttttttcttatttccccCCGCTTTTTCCTCCCTAATTTTTTAagtagtttttaatttttgctcGTTTTTGCCCCCATTTCGCCTCACCGCCCTCATCGCTGGAGGTTCCCTCCCCATTTTAAACGCTGTTTAAAACCAGCCTCCAGAGGGATAAACTcaattttcccctcttttccatGCTTGGATTGTGTGCTGCTTCTGCTCACTTTTGCCTCacgccaaaaaaaaaaaagttgggaAAACTCGCAGCTGGAGGGAGTTCCCAGCTACTCAGGGCTGGGAGTGGGCAGTACGGAGCTGGAAAATCGGGATAATTTCACCTTTCACCGCTTGGTTTTCCTTGGAATTTTCAGGGAATTTGGTGCCTTGATCTCCCCAAAGTGTTCTAAATCCCAGTTTTCCAGGTTTTTAGGCAGAGAGCTGGAAATTCCAGTTGGGAATGTTGTTGTGTTCTGAGGTGTGCGCACGTGGTTTTTAGGGAACAAAGTTTGTGGGATGAATTTTGTTCCTTTAAAGTATTAAAGGAAAATCCTGCTAACTCCACCCTCTGGAATTGGGATTTGGCAGGAATATTGATGCCAAAGTCATTTGTTCTTGGATTTTAGGGAGTTTTGTGTGGGCAGGATGAGTTTGGGAATTGTTTCCCTTAATTTTTTCCATTGGATAATCCCAGAAAGTCACATCCTGATTAATAAAACATCCTAAAAATATCCTCAGGTGGATTCTGTGGAGAAATTCCTTCCTCAATCTCATTTTTGTTGtttaactttttaattttccctttgtttttcatATTAATTCAGTGTCAGGGaaaaaagtggattttattgctggaaaattgggaatttttggatgTTCAGGCAGTTTTTTTCTCAGCTATTCCCACTTTATACCCTGTTAAATTTATGAATCACAGCAAAATGGTGATTTTACTTCTCTTATTAATctaattttaattataattaattaattgctcTTAATTTCCTTCAGGAAGTGTTCACCTGGGCAGATTTTGGCACTTTTGTGCTTATTCCTGTCGGAAAATCTGGGGGGAAATCCAAATATTGggaagcagggctggctggggggTTAAAATTAGCCTGAAATTTTGATttaattcaggaaaaaattccTTGATCAGCCCCAAATTCCATCAGAGCATTTGGAATTTCCCAAAAAAAGGAGATTCTCGGGAGGCGAAAACCAAATCCAACacaatgccaaaaaaaaaaaaggaataatgggaaaagcagctgagagaagaaagcttttttaaaaaatccattattAATTTTGAAGGGAATTTTCCCACAGATTTTCCCACTGTTTCTCTTCGGAATTAAaatttccagagggaaaaaaaagaaccgTGACTGAGAATACTGGGAATTTAAAAGCCAGGATTGGGAGGAATAAAAGTCAAAGTTTGATCCCTGATGGAATCCCCATGGactggggagaaggagagactttggcttttttcctgttttttcctggaaaaaagggaggaaCCTTCCTAAAATTCCTTCCaagtgccaggggaggctcaggtgggacatcagcaggaatttttcatggaaaaggtGGATAAACGTTGGAAAGGGCAGCCCTTGTGgaattcccatccctggaagtgtccagggaaTTCCTGGAAGTGACACTCGGAGCTCTGGGAtcaggcacagcttggactcCATCCTggatgtcttttccaaccttaggGATCCCGGAATGCTGGAAGCTGAGACCCTTGGAAGGGTTTTTCAAGGACgttgcagcagaggaggaattctgatgggaattttgggaaagcCAGGATGGGTTTGGAGTTGGAGCTTCCTGGGATGGGAGTTTGGTGTTCCCGGGAAAGGTGTAATCCTGGAAAGGTTGGATTGATGGCTGCATTCCATCGATTCTTCCAAGTGTTTTCCAAGGATTCTCTGATTCTGGGTTGGAATTTCAGCTGGATGAGCTGGTATGAAAGAGGCGGGAATGGAGCGCGTTCCCAAGGATCCTGGCTTTCCTCAGGAATCCTGGATTCCTCGGATCCCCCTGGGAACTGCTGAAGGGAACAGGATTTCTTGGCTGGGGGAATTCCCATAAACTGGAGCTTGGAGAAATCCCAGAAAATTCCCAGGAAGCCCTGGCAGCCACGGTGCCGCTTCCATCCATAGAGGTGCCGATGGAATTCTGCTCCCGATCCCAGTATCCATGTTAACCCCATCCGGTCccttccctgcctctgctgtgggATTCTCCAGGCTGGATGATTCCCAGGATTTCCATGGAATTGGGCTGCTGGATTTCCTGGGAACGGGGCCGTGTTCCGTGGCTGTTTTCCAGCACTGTCTCTCTCTGCCCCGGGAGTTTTGGGATTCTCTTCCCAGCGCATTCCCGGGCAGGAGATGCTCATGGATAACTGGATGGAAATCAATTTATGCCATCTCAGATATTCCCAATGGGAATTTGGTATTCCCAGGAAACGTGTGATCCTGGAAAAGTGGTGGGGTTGGGTTGATGGCTGGATTCCGTGGTTTAGTGGTGTTTTCCAAGGATTCTCTGATTCCAGGttggaattccagctgggatgagCTGGTGTGAAAGAGGTGGGAATGGAGCATTCCCAAGGATCCTGGCTTTCCTCAGGAGTCAGTTTATCCCTTCCCAATATCTGAGATATTCCCAAAAAAGCCTTGGAGGGGCTGTGTCCATACCCAGATCCCGTGGGGTTTGGGGAAGGAATTCCATCCACTGTTTATCCCGGGGCAAGAAAAGGATGGAAAACCTTGGGAATTCTCCCTTGCCCGTGGAATGAGACCCTGCTCCAGGTCAGCTCCTCattcctgagcagcagcagcagctgaggatcCCCCTGGAATGGGAATCCCATGGGATGGGAATCCCCGGTGGCCATGGGCCATGGCAcctgctgccctccctgccctgggcagaaTTCCAAGGGCTCTGGAAAACCTGGAAGTGCTCCGGAGCTGTGGCCAAGCGGAcgcagagcagctgctgggagataTTCCATGGAAGCCTTCCCTGTTTCCCACCGGGAGTGGGAACTGCTCTTGAGCTGCTGTGGGGTTGCATCATGGAGAGCTTGGAATTGCAGCTGGAATtagattaattaattattttaattgggTTCTTGAgcttggggattttgggatgatCTTGGAGGAGGGATTGGCTCATCTGagcccttggagcagctccGGTAATCCTGGGATTGAGTAGGAAGCTCATCCAAGCTTTTATTGGTCTGGTCGCATTCCAGGTGGGATTGGAATGGGAAATCTAGAGAATTTCTCGCCTCtggttggaattttgggggagaCAAATCCTTGGAAAAGTTCCCTCTTAGAGATGCTGTGGAAAGTGATGGCCTCTCCCAAGGCTTCTCCTTGAAATTCCGAGACTTTTATGGAGAGAGAATGTGCCATGGAAGGCAGAGAGCTGTGGGGTGTtgggaaaaatcccacaaatccagTTCCCCCTCCTTTGGCACACCTGGATTTCCTTGGGGATTCTTAGGGCATGGAGCCACCCTGGAGTTTGGTTTGGAATGCTGTTGTTTCCAGGGATTCAGGAAGTTAACACCGACGCGATGTAGCTCTTGGGAAGGGTTGGGAatctgctctgctcttcccaAACTGTCTCTGAACTCATCCAGGCTTTCCAAACGCGGCTGCTTGGATTCCAGGAGCTTTCTCCATGGATTTGTCGGATTTGTGCCTTTGCCCAATGCTggaagcagggaaggagggaataTGGCTTTTGTGCACCAAACTTCCTGAAAAGCGGGGAGTAAACAACCTTCCATAAAAAATTCCATGGAGaggttggaatgggatgatctttaaagtcccttccaacccaaaacattccaaGATTCTAAAAAGATACaaattaaaatgggaaaaaagaaaggcagtTGGGTAATTTGCCTTGGTGCTAAGGGGTTTTCCTTTGTATCCAAGACTATTTCCAGCTCTTCCTTAAATCTCTGCTCTACACCTGAGGGAATTGTTGTCTAATTCACTGGTTTTCTGTGCAATTCCCTCTTTTCCATGCTGAGagaggatggagggatggataTCCCACCTCCTGGAtcaggagcagtgctggtggTCCCTCAGGGTTAGCACTGGGCTCATTCCCTTCCCTCCATTCCCGCTCCCCTCAGCTCCCAAAATTCCTGTggggaattcccaaattcctctGAGGCAAAACCCACTTGGACCTTCCTGGTGAGGATCCCAAGCTTTCCTGTCTCCAtgtctgggggtgctggggtgaGATAACGGAGCAGGGACACAGATAAGGAGGATTCGCCTCCAGTGcaattttcctgccttttttttttttggcgggAACTCCGTGTGTGTGTGGAAAACATGAGGGCAAAAAGCCTGTTTGTTTATCCCAAATGGACCCTCTGGAGAATCCTGATAAGTAAGCACCACTGACGGATGAGATCCATGAGTTTTCCACCTGAATTTCAACCCAATGAGTAATTTGGGAActtattttgggaattttgagggctttttcccctcacatgaggggaaaaaaaagtctttatttATCCCCAAATGGATCCTCTGGAGAATCCTGATAGTTGAACACTGTTGAGGGAAAAGATCCActcatttttggggggttttctatttaaatttcAACCCAATGAATGGTTTGGGAGtttattttgggaattttgggattttttttttttaccctcagTGTGTGGCATCAGGAGCGCTACCTTGATCTTGGCTTTCGTCTCAACACAACCCCAAGCTCCTGCGTTTCTCTGCTGGAAACCTCCTGATTCTTGCCAGTTCCCTGAAATTCCTTCTAtttttccttgatttcttcCCTTGGCAGGTGAAAGAGCTCGTTCTGGACAACTGCAGGTCGTACGAAGGGAAAATCGAGGGCCTCACGGATGAGTTTGAGGAGCTGGAATTCCTCAGCACAATCAACGTCGGCTTAACCTCAGTTGCAAACTTACCAAAGTTAAACAAACTTAAGAAGGTAAATCCCACCTCCCCGAGCCAaatccctccttttccccttctccgCGTGTGGAAAAGTGGCTGGAAGTGGGATcaagtgggatttttgaggatGTTTTTGGGCCTTTGCAGCTCGAGCTGAGCGACAACAGAATCTCAGGAGGCCTGGAAGTGTTGGCAGAGAAGTGTCCGAACCTCACGCACCTAAACCTAAGCGGCAACAAAATTAAAGATCTCGGGACAATAGAACCTCTGGTGAGTCGGGATTGCTCCTGGGAACGGGATTCATCCCCTTCCAAACCCTTGGAATTCCTTCCTCTATCCCAGGTTGCTGCAAGCCCGGCCTTGGGCGCTTCTAGGGAATGTCACTCCTGGAATCTGTGCCAGATCTTTCCCCCCTCATtccttccccaaatcccatttatTCCTGCATCCCAAGTCCTGGAGAGTTGGTTTTGCTCTGAGGAATGGGATTCATCCCGTTCCAAACCCTTGGAATTTCTTCCTCTATCCCAGATTGCTGCAAGCCCGGCCTTGGGCGCTTCTAGGGAATGTCACTCCTGGAATCTGTGCCAGATCCTTTCCCCCCTCATtccttccccaaatcccagcgaATCCCGGGATCCAGGCCTCATTCCAAGTccctgttcccgttcccggtgAGCCGCTGCTTCCCTCTAGTGGCTGCCGGGCCGGCTTCCCCCATTCCCGGCGGGAATCGCCGCAGCTTCCCAGGATTCCGCAGGCTCTGGATCCATCTCCTGGCACAACAATTCCCATGAAAATCCTTCCAGGAGCGGCTCCTTCCTGGATCTcctttcctgcagcacagggaaaagGCAGAGCTGGTAAATTCAAGGAAAAGCCTGGAaatgctcccagtgctcccggTTTTCCCATTTCCAGGCCTTTTCCCTGAGTGCTTTCTGCATTAAAGTGAAGGGAGATATTCCCTTAGAGTTGTTATTTCTTATCCATGGATAAACCTTGATACAAATACTCAATTcctttggattttatttttagcatttcCAAGTTCTGTGAGCAGTGCAAACTTCCTCCCAAAGAAAAATTCCACAAAACCTCCAGGAATTAAATTCCCATTCCATTTCCAtgtgttttttcattttccatagtctaaggaaaaataattcaatttattAAACCTCTCTTAGCAAAGTTCTTGTGTCCAAATGCTCCAATCCTGCTTCCATctgcaggaattcctggatCTGGCTCCTTTGGGATACTTCCCTGGCTATCAGTTATTCCTTTGGATTTGGGAGCTGCAGGACTCCATGGAGAGCCTTTCCCATCTCAAATCCCAAATGAAATTGGGATCTTCCAAGCAGTTTTTCCTGGATTAGGGGTGGAAATTCCAGAGGGAGCTGATTGGGAAAGGGGGGAGGAGTTGGTTGATTCCAAGGTCAGGCAATTATTTGGGATAATTTTTATAAagattcccttttttttttttccatgcctgCCATCTCCAGGGAACCCAAAACACCCCCGGGAATCCCTTGAGCACGTTCCCTGCGGGATCCTTGCCTTTGGAGGGAATTCCTGCGCCAGCAAACCTTCCaaattcctttgttttcccagaAAAAGTTGGAAAACCTGAAGAGCCTAGACCTGTTCAACTGTGAGGTGACCAACTTGAACGACTACAG containing:
- the ANP32A gene encoding acidic leucine-rich nuclear phosphoprotein 32 family member A isoform X3; translation: MDMKKRIHLELRNRTPSDVKELVLDNCRSYEGKIEGLTDEFEELEFLSTINVGLTSVANLPKLNKLKKLELSDNRISGGLEVLAEKCPNLTHLNLSGNKIKDLGTIEPLKKLENLKSLDLFNCEVTNLNDYRENVFKLLPQLTYLDGYDRDDKEAPDSDAEGYVEGLDDEEEDEDEEEYDDDAQVVEDEEDEEEEEEGEEEDVSGEEEEDEEGYNDGEVDDEEDEEEPEEERGQKRKREPEDEGDEDD